In one window of Comamonas testosteroni DNA:
- a CDS encoding cobyrinate a,c-diamide synthase, which produces MTSIAMPEKTTRCPALLISAPASGQGKTTVTAALARLHARQGRKVRVFKCGPDFLDPYWHELASGSPVHSVDLWMTGEADVRQRLHEAAQEADLILVEGVMGLFDGNFSAGDLAQLLGLPVLAVVDASAMAGTFGALAYGLQHYQAGLRWAGMLANRVATAHHADLLRQGLRDQALWLGAMPGVQLGDAAVKARSAALLPERHLGLIAAHELDDALQRLDAAADALAQTPLGQRAWVSDDGQPNWQDWCVDFAAPDIGAAQPRLEPWLSGRRIAIARDAAFSFIYPANLDCLLAMGAELCFFSPLAGDALPPCDAIWLPGGYPELHARALHENRQLRDGIAQHMAQGKPVWAECGGMLALCDGVTALDGSTQSMWGLLPGQVVMQSRLGGLGMQQLALDAGLLRGHTFHYTRLETAMPVLTRSSRPGAAVQADRGEALYQHGSVRASYFHAWFPSCPSAVAALFGATIEG; this is translated from the coding sequence ATGACATCCATCGCAATGCCGGAAAAAACTACTCGCTGCCCCGCGCTACTGATCAGTGCCCCGGCCTCCGGTCAGGGCAAGACCACCGTGACGGCGGCGCTGGCGCGGCTGCACGCGCGCCAGGGGCGCAAGGTGCGCGTATTCAAGTGCGGGCCGGATTTTCTGGACCCCTACTGGCACGAGCTGGCCAGTGGTTCGCCCGTGCATTCGGTGGATTTGTGGATGACGGGCGAGGCCGATGTGCGCCAGCGCCTGCATGAGGCGGCCCAGGAGGCCGATCTGATTCTTGTTGAAGGCGTGATGGGCCTGTTCGACGGCAACTTCAGCGCAGGCGATCTGGCGCAGCTGCTGGGTCTGCCTGTGCTGGCCGTGGTCGATGCCTCGGCCATGGCGGGCACTTTCGGGGCGCTGGCCTACGGCTTGCAGCATTACCAGGCCGGCCTGCGCTGGGCCGGCATGCTGGCCAACCGGGTGGCCACGGCGCACCATGCGGATCTGCTCAGGCAAGGCCTGCGCGACCAGGCGCTGTGGCTTGGTGCCATGCCCGGAGTGCAACTGGGCGATGCGGCAGTCAAGGCCAGGTCTGCGGCGCTGCTGCCGGAGCGTCACCTGGGCCTGATCGCCGCCCACGAACTCGACGATGCCCTGCAGCGTCTGGATGCCGCGGCCGATGCCCTGGCCCAGACGCCGCTGGGGCAAAGGGCCTGGGTTTCGGACGACGGTCAGCCCAACTGGCAGGATTGGTGTGTGGACTTTGCCGCACCGGACATTGGCGCAGCTCAGCCTCGCTTGGAGCCGTGGCTCAGCGGCCGCCGCATTGCCATTGCGCGCGATGCAGCGTTTTCCTTTATTTATCCCGCCAATCTGGACTGTCTGCTTGCCATGGGGGCAGAGCTGTGCTTTTTCTCTCCACTGGCTGGTGATGCGCTGCCGCCCTGCGATGCGATCTGGCTGCCCGGCGGCTATCCGGAGCTGCATGCTCGGGCCCTGCATGAGAACCGGCAGTTGCGCGACGGCATTGCCCAGCATATGGCGCAGGGCAAGCCTGTCTGGGCCGAGTGCGGCGGCATGCTGGCGCTGTGTGATGGTGTGACCGCCCTGGACGGCAGCACCCAGTCCATGTGGGGGCTGTTGCCCGGTCAGGTCGTCATGCAGAGTCGGCTCGGCGGTCTGGGCATGCAGCAGCTGGCACTCGATGCGGGCCTGTTGCGCGGTCATACCTTTCACTACACACGGCTGGAGACAGCCATGCCGGTGCTCACGCGCAGCAGCCGCCCCGGCGCGGCCGTTCAGGCCGATCGTGGCGAGGCGCTCTATCAGCATGGCAGTGTACGGGCCAGTTACTTTCATGCCTGGTTTCCGTCCTGTCCATCGGCTGTGGCGGCGCTTTTTGGCGCAACAATCGAAGGCTGA
- a CDS encoding TonB-dependent receptor domain-containing protein, with translation MSSQSSSLHLVQVASRARASFALRPTLLASALAVAFAAQAQSAAQADAVPMKETVVTANRIEQPLSDLVVDMSVVGRETIEAAGAVGVADVLSRLPGVQIVRNGGAGSNTSVYLRGADTRFTAVYIDGVRVDSQSTGGASWQDIPLEAVDRIEVLRGPAAAVYGSDAIGGVVQIFTKKGEGKAKPYVGLGWGSRGTVKALAGVSGGAGGWDYSLGVSHASSNGFNAKTSAGFNPDADGYRNNAFNGRVGYQINSNQRVEATALTSYMNAGYDATVSKISPMADDRSIYKMNAVGLNWLAKWSDVYSTRLQYTQSRDFYQTKPSVYETDTRLHSYLFQNEWRLGAQTVTAALERREDKLVNNGLDIGSRNRSQNALALGYGLYAGKHTLQLNARHDRDSEFGGHTTGSAAYGYEFMPNWRATASAGTAFRAPTLYQRFSQYGDASLSPEKGRNVELGLKWGKGSDSFSATLYRNNVSNLINYVGGTGTCTGNTGLYGGCYANVAKARYEGLTLAATTRLGMVNLQGSVDFQDPRDTDKDLQLARRSKRYANLSADTTLAGWRLGAEMQAAGKRFDDAANKTVLGGYTLWNLSAQKQLTREWSLVARINNLADKRYELARTYATEGRSGYIGVKWEAN, from the coding sequence ATGAGTTCGCAATCTTCGTCCCTGCACTTGGTGCAGGTGGCTTCGCGCGCACGCGCCTCTTTTGCTCTCCGTCCCACTTTGCTGGCATCTGCACTGGCCGTGGCGTTTGCCGCACAGGCTCAGTCAGCTGCACAGGCCGATGCGGTGCCAATGAAAGAAACTGTGGTCACCGCCAATCGCATCGAGCAGCCTTTGTCCGATCTGGTGGTCGATATGTCGGTGGTGGGCCGTGAAACGATTGAAGCTGCGGGTGCCGTGGGCGTGGCCGATGTGCTCTCGCGTCTGCCGGGTGTGCAAATAGTGCGCAACGGCGGCGCCGGCTCCAACACCAGCGTTTATTTGCGCGGTGCCGACACGCGTTTCACTGCCGTTTATATCGATGGCGTGCGAGTGGACTCGCAGTCCACGGGTGGTGCCTCCTGGCAGGACATCCCGCTAGAAGCGGTCGACCGCATTGAAGTGTTGCGTGGTCCAGCGGCGGCTGTTTACGGCTCTGACGCCATTGGCGGCGTGGTGCAGATCTTCACCAAAAAGGGTGAGGGCAAAGCCAAGCCCTATGTGGGCCTGGGCTGGGGCAGTCGTGGCACGGTGAAGGCTCTGGCGGGCGTCAGCGGCGGTGCCGGCGGCTGGGATTACAGCCTGGGTGTTTCGCATGCCAGCAGCAACGGCTTCAATGCCAAGACCTCTGCGGGCTTCAATCCCGATGCCGATGGTTATCGCAACAATGCCTTTAACGGACGTGTGGGCTACCAGATCAACAGCAATCAACGTGTTGAAGCCACGGCTCTGACTAGCTACATGAATGCGGGTTATGACGCCACTGTCTCCAAGATCAGCCCCATGGCGGACGACCGCAGCATCTACAAGATGAATGCGGTAGGCTTGAACTGGCTGGCCAAATGGAGCGATGTCTACAGCACGCGCCTTCAGTACACGCAGTCACGCGATTTCTACCAGACCAAGCCCAGCGTCTATGAAACCGACACACGTTTGCACAGTTATCTGTTTCAGAACGAGTGGCGGCTGGGAGCGCAGACCGTGACGGCCGCGCTGGAGCGCCGTGAGGACAAGCTGGTCAACAACGGCCTGGATATCGGCAGCCGCAATCGCTCCCAGAACGCACTGGCACTGGGTTATGGCCTGTATGCTGGCAAGCACACGTTGCAGCTCAACGCCCGTCATGACCGCGACAGCGAGTTCGGCGGCCACACCACGGGCAGTGCTGCGTATGGTTATGAGTTCATGCCCAACTGGCGCGCAACCGCATCGGCCGGCACTGCCTTTCGCGCACCTACGCTCTATCAGCGCTTCAGCCAATATGGCGATGCCAGCCTGTCGCCCGAAAAAGGCCGCAATGTGGAACTGGGCCTGAAATGGGGCAAGGGCAGCGACAGCTTCTCGGCCACGCTTTATCGCAACAATGTCTCCAATCTCATCAACTATGTGGGTGGTACGGGCACCTGTACGGGCAATACCGGCCTTTACGGCGGCTGCTATGCCAACGTGGCCAAGGCCCGTTACGAAGGCCTCACCCTGGCCGCCACCACCCGCTTGGGCATGGTGAATCTGCAAGGTTCGGTGGACTTCCAGGATCCGCGCGACACCGATAAGGATCTGCAACTGGCTCGCCGCTCCAAGCGTTACGCCAATCTGTCTGCCGACACCACACTGGCCGGCTGGAGGCTGGGCGCCGAAATGCAGGCCGCCGGAAAGCGCTTTGACGATGCTGCCAACAAGACCGTGCTGGGCGGCTACACGCTCTGGAATCTGAGTGCACAAAAGCAGCTGACACGTGAATGGAGCCTGGTGGCGCGCATCAACAATCTGGCTGACAAGCGCTATGAGCTGGCCCGTACCTATGCCACCGAAGGCCGCAGCGGCTATATCGGTGTGAAGTGGGAAGCTAACTGA
- a CDS encoding cell division protein ZapA — translation MKQIDVQIMQQSYVLTCPDGQEERVQEAVRRVDDAMTRIRDSGKVRSRERVAVLAALNMAFDVLDRDAQQTLMANAQAEMQALAQEQLAPPEVNEAAQAELQRQQELAEKLVLKLDQALDADSRLL, via the coding sequence ATGAAGCAGATTGATGTGCAAATCATGCAGCAAAGCTATGTGCTGACCTGCCCCGATGGTCAAGAAGAACGTGTGCAGGAAGCCGTTCGCCGCGTGGACGACGCCATGACCCGCATCCGCGACAGCGGCAAGGTCCGCTCGCGCGAGCGTGTGGCGGTGCTGGCAGCCCTCAATATGGCTTTCGACGTGCTTGACCGCGATGCCCAGCAAACCCTTATGGCCAACGCCCAGGCAGAAATGCAGGCACTTGCTCAGGAGCAGCTCGCTCCCCCCGAGGTCAATGAGGCCGCCCAGGCTGAGCTGCAGCGCCAGCAGGAGCTTGCCGAGAAACTGGTGCTCAAGCTCGATCAGGCACTGGATGCTGACTCCAGGCTGCTCTGA
- a CDS encoding GGDEF domain-containing protein → MAFITWAYASGWSQTQSDPGLFFWHQLVAVTGVLGLLVAAPQVAFQALVMLLVFSTDGFLAPRRTSFWMTWSCTLIAIALAIYWVGPQMRMTTDTLIGQFLTVGVMLGAVVRCSVLVTYFRSMQYRLSASNEKLAVALKQIENLVRNDDLTGLANRRGVMDRLQQCIHAAQRRDTPFCIAMLDIDFFKQVNDRYGHEGGDQVLRAFGQLLSSEIRATDCASRYGGEEFLLVLCDTQLSQAGVLLERIRESTEALPWAQLVHKDLRVTCTLGATQYRQGETAEALISRADAAMYQGKAAGRNRVVLA, encoded by the coding sequence ATGGCCTTCATCACCTGGGCCTACGCCAGCGGCTGGAGTCAGACTCAGAGTGACCCCGGCTTGTTCTTCTGGCACCAACTGGTCGCGGTTACAGGGGTACTGGGCCTGCTTGTCGCTGCTCCTCAGGTTGCGTTCCAGGCACTGGTTATGCTTCTGGTCTTCAGTACCGACGGCTTTCTTGCGCCGCGGCGTACAAGTTTTTGGATGACCTGGAGTTGCACGCTCATTGCAATTGCGCTGGCCATTTATTGGGTAGGGCCACAGATGCGCATGACCACCGATACCCTCATCGGGCAGTTCCTCACTGTCGGTGTCATGCTCGGAGCGGTCGTCCGATGCAGCGTCCTGGTCACCTACTTTCGCAGCATGCAATATCGACTCAGTGCGAGTAATGAAAAGCTGGCCGTCGCGCTGAAGCAGATTGAAAACTTGGTGCGCAACGATGACTTGACGGGACTGGCAAACCGCCGAGGGGTCATGGATCGACTGCAGCAATGTATTCATGCAGCTCAACGCAGAGACACCCCGTTTTGCATCGCAATGCTTGACATTGACTTCTTCAAACAGGTCAATGACCGTTACGGTCACGAAGGAGGAGATCAAGTGCTTCGGGCCTTTGGACAACTTCTGTCTTCGGAGATTCGTGCAACCGATTGCGCTAGTCGTTACGGTGGAGAAGAATTTCTTCTGGTGCTCTGTGACACGCAACTGTCCCAGGCAGGAGTGCTGCTCGAAAGAATTCGCGAAAGCACAGAAGCACTCCCGTGGGCACAGTTAGTGCACAAAGATCTGCGAGTGACATGTACGCTGGGTGCGACTCAGTATCGACAGGGAGAAACCGCAGAAGCCCTCATCTCGCGCGCTGATGCTGCCATGTATCAAGGCAAGGCCGCTGGACGCAATCGCGTAGTTCTCGCCTAG
- a CDS encoding linear amide C-N hydrolase: protein MKMNMPCIRPHVAAFVLGVSGLAAVSSSWACTRLVFQGANGHVITARSMDWKSDIVSNLWVLPRGMQRTGETGPNTVRWTSKYGSVITSGYDISTTDGVNEAGLNANLLWLVESQYPAFGADSKPGLSIAAWAQYVLDNFATVQQAVAALSKEPFTLVSDAMPGENRLTTVHLSISDASGDSAIVEYIGGKQVIHHGRQYQVMTNSPTYDQQLALNTYWKQIGGTTMLPGTNRAADRFARASFYVNAIPKDQSPNKALASVFSVIRNASVPYGLNTPEEPNISSTRWRTVFDHERKLYFFESALTPNTFWVDLKALDFSKEKGKVMKIDLGPDQNHTYSGDATQQFKVSPPFKFQGI, encoded by the coding sequence ATGAAGATGAACATGCCATGTATCCGCCCTCATGTGGCTGCTTTTGTGCTGGGAGTTTCAGGTCTTGCTGCGGTGTCCAGTTCCTGGGCATGCACACGGCTGGTATTTCAAGGCGCCAACGGCCACGTGATCACTGCACGATCCATGGACTGGAAGAGTGACATCGTCAGCAACCTCTGGGTCCTGCCGCGAGGCATGCAGCGCACCGGCGAAACCGGCCCCAACACCGTGCGCTGGACGTCAAAGTACGGCAGCGTCATCACCTCGGGCTATGACATTTCCACCACCGACGGCGTCAACGAAGCCGGCCTGAATGCCAACCTTCTGTGGCTCGTCGAGTCGCAATATCCTGCATTTGGTGCCGATAGCAAGCCGGGTCTGTCGATCGCTGCCTGGGCCCAATATGTGCTGGACAACTTTGCGACTGTGCAGCAAGCTGTGGCTGCCCTGAGCAAAGAACCATTCACCCTGGTATCCGACGCCATGCCTGGCGAGAATCGGCTGACCACCGTGCACCTCTCCATCTCCGATGCCAGCGGTGATAGCGCGATTGTGGAGTACATCGGTGGCAAGCAAGTCATTCATCATGGTCGCCAATATCAGGTCATGACAAACTCGCCGACCTACGACCAGCAACTGGCGCTCAATACCTACTGGAAGCAGATTGGGGGCACCACCATGCTGCCCGGTACCAACCGTGCTGCAGACCGCTTCGCCCGCGCTTCGTTCTACGTCAACGCCATACCCAAGGATCAAAGCCCGAACAAGGCACTGGCCAGCGTCTTCAGCGTGATCCGCAATGCCTCCGTGCCATACGGCCTTAATACCCCGGAAGAGCCCAATATCTCCTCCACCCGCTGGCGCACCGTGTTTGACCACGAGCGCAAGCTGTATTTCTTTGAGTCGGCGCTGACGCCCAACACATTCTGGGTGGATCTGAAGGCACTGGACTTCAGCAAGGAAAAAGGCAAGGTAATGAAGATCGACCTGGGACCGGACCAAAATCACACTTACTCAGGAGATGCAACCCAACAATTCAAAGTGTCGCCGCCTTTCAAATTTCAAGGCATCTGA
- a CDS encoding SDR family NAD(P)-dependent oxidoreductase: MSYTLTGFEGKVAVVTGAGRMRSIGRPIALALAQAGCDVVLTGTGRAPKTYPEDEREAHWRDIESVADEIRQLGRRALPVVSDVSNPESIDALLARTIAKLGRVDFLINNAGATRGDDRTPVTELPIDTWHRVMNVNLNGTFYMSRAFAKQMGAQGEGGAIINISSLAAQLLAPDTGAYATTKVAINGLSTIMARELGPKKIRVNVVAPGIVETSRLDDVPRGKVWDDMIAGYISLGRAGTGEDIAHLVAFLCSDQGEWITGQHIYVDGGHLPTPRRPT; this comes from the coding sequence ATGTCGTATACGTTGACTGGTTTTGAAGGCAAAGTGGCCGTGGTCACCGGTGCTGGCCGGATGCGCAGCATCGGTCGGCCCATTGCACTGGCATTGGCGCAGGCGGGTTGTGATGTTGTCTTGACGGGCACAGGCCGCGCCCCCAAAACCTATCCGGAAGATGAGCGCGAGGCGCATTGGCGCGATATCGAATCGGTGGCAGATGAAATCCGCCAGCTCGGGCGCCGCGCACTGCCTGTAGTTTCCGACGTCAGCAACCCAGAGTCCATCGACGCACTGCTTGCACGCACGATTGCAAAATTGGGGCGCGTGGATTTTCTGATCAACAACGCGGGGGCAACCCGCGGCGACGACCGCACCCCGGTGACGGAGCTACCCATCGATACATGGCATAGGGTGATGAATGTCAACCTGAACGGAACCTTCTATATGTCTCGCGCGTTCGCAAAACAAATGGGGGCACAGGGAGAAGGCGGCGCCATCATCAATATTTCATCGCTGGCAGCGCAGCTGCTGGCACCGGACACTGGCGCCTATGCCACCACCAAGGTGGCCATCAATGGCCTGAGCACCATCATGGCGCGAGAGCTTGGCCCCAAGAAGATTCGCGTGAATGTCGTGGCTCCAGGCATTGTGGAAACAAGTCGCCTGGATGATGTGCCTCGCGGCAAAGTGTGGGACGACATGATCGCCGGCTACATCTCCCTGGGTCGAGCAGGTACCGGCGAAGATATCGCCCACTTGGTCGCATTCCTGTGCAGCGACCAAGGCGAATGGATCACCGGTCAGCACATCTACGTCGACGGCGGCCACCTGCCAACGCCACGACGCCCAACATGA
- a CDS encoding helix-turn-helix transcriptional regulator, whose protein sequence is MPKGDYATFDFYNYRSDALEAVASFPVPYAVEPEAASSLQPASVISTEALSQLITVLYESAMDPQNWKVFLELLRSSANGNYASLVVRDPHGENVGWVISATGGRSEVIPYDPYAQWSPFLGIVKDKVLTLLDVMTEAEWHSCRYYTDWCKGVDIEHILAVDVMTDNGCSYGWRITRPAAAGVFESTHQDVVRMLVPHLKRVLNMQLNLHRDRQVISLYGRATAQLMMGVVILDQTGKMIEANPAATTILNVGDGIRVNNGALEAVYANDNRRLQRLIRDALLSPTLESVAMTEGMSITRQSGQLNWGVVVQSISPDEWTEGKQRPSVAVFLRDTTGKAEPPVKLTQQLFHLTPAETAVATHLSNGMSLEEAAEALGIKPNTARAHLRSIFSKTGVRRQTELVRLFLNSVAWLGNH, encoded by the coding sequence ATGCCCAAAGGCGATTACGCAACTTTTGATTTCTACAACTATCGCTCGGATGCTCTTGAGGCCGTCGCCAGCTTCCCCGTTCCGTATGCTGTGGAGCCTGAGGCAGCTTCTTCGCTACAGCCGGCATCGGTCATCAGTACTGAAGCCTTGAGTCAACTGATTACTGTGCTGTACGAGTCAGCCATGGACCCGCAGAACTGGAAGGTATTTCTGGAGCTGCTGCGCTCAAGCGCCAATGGCAACTACGCCTCGCTCGTGGTGCGGGACCCTCATGGTGAGAATGTGGGCTGGGTAATTTCAGCAACGGGCGGTCGCTCCGAAGTCATTCCTTACGACCCTTATGCGCAATGGAGTCCGTTTCTCGGTATCGTCAAGGACAAGGTGCTCACCCTGTTGGATGTGATGACAGAGGCCGAATGGCATTCCTGCCGCTACTACACCGACTGGTGCAAGGGGGTGGACATCGAACACATTCTGGCCGTGGATGTCATGACCGATAACGGCTGCTCCTATGGTTGGCGCATCACGCGGCCAGCGGCGGCGGGAGTATTCGAGTCAACACATCAGGACGTGGTGCGCATGTTGGTGCCGCACCTCAAGCGGGTGTTGAACATGCAGCTGAATCTGCATCGTGACCGGCAGGTCATATCGCTATACGGGCGTGCCACCGCGCAGCTGATGATGGGCGTGGTCATTCTCGATCAGACGGGGAAAATGATAGAGGCCAACCCAGCAGCCACTACCATTTTGAATGTGGGTGATGGAATACGGGTCAACAACGGTGCGCTCGAGGCCGTCTATGCCAATGACAATCGCCGGCTGCAGCGTCTGATCCGCGATGCCTTGCTTTCTCCCACGCTGGAGAGCGTCGCCATGACCGAGGGCATGTCCATCACTCGCCAGTCCGGTCAACTCAACTGGGGAGTGGTGGTGCAAAGCATCTCTCCCGACGAATGGACCGAAGGCAAGCAGCGTCCCAGCGTAGCGGTTTTTCTGCGCGATACGACGGGCAAGGCAGAGCCGCCCGTCAAGCTCACACAACAGCTTTTCCATCTGACTCCTGCGGAGACAGCAGTAGCCACACATCTGAGCAACGGCATGTCTTTGGAGGAGGCGGCTGAGGCGCTGGGTATCAAACCCAATACTGCCCGCGCCCATTTGCGCTCCATCTTCTCCAAGACCGGGGTCCGTCGTCAGACCGAACTGGTAAGACTCTTTCTCAACAGCGTGGCCTGGTTGGGCAATCATTGA
- a CDS encoding sensor domain-containing protein, whose translation MTLQQSFLIDPLLASMLDGLQEAVWLLDAQTLRVVHANAASMQLTGYTPEQAQEQYVDVLCASLVQKAFWQDASNWVGGAKFLTEICTANGSLTAVEMGVGSIALNPRWLMLTMLDRSEQLRHESELDMLLAELRATLESAADGMLVCDLRGGIRAFNHRFAELWQLPEPLLVQRDDGAIFTHLDAQTISSESQFTLLQDAQDLSAPETSEVLQLLSGRVLERRSVPQLSRGVAIGRIYSYRDITVESSSATELRLAARVFESSLDGIFIADANGVIVQVNPAGVQLLHGKAVLGLAAWTLFESEGGAVSDLMELAAARWDVGSFWEGNLWLKQSEGQRCAVWLSWVALRDGYGRLVQSIGFMRDMTMQRSAQKQIEQLAYSDALTGLPNRLSLSRHVQAAITAARFTQQPFSILFLDLDRFKIINDSLGHDFGDRVLKLVAQRLSGLLRPADVLCRQGGDEFVLYLHDCTGEGASAVAARILDEMRQPFMLDGLGFSVQCSIGAAQFPADGLTLDELIRQADIAMYRVKERGRGNFSFYQPQMSAGLLSRMKLEHAMRQALDKGHMAVHFQPQVHIRSGRIVAAEALLRWTDPELGVISPAAFIPLAEESGYVVALDAWVLEQSVQEAARWLAMDMPVKVSVNVSALEFRQPDFVDRLKYVLDASGLPAQWLELELTESILLQEAQEMALRVHQIAELGVGLVIDDFGTGYSSLAYLKKLPISKIKIDQSFVRGLPHDAGDKAIVGAIISMGQALGVELVAEGVETQEQCQAIEQLQGDYFQGYLCSPALPAEQFRKRLEQSASEQEPRVQPYSPDDDVSGIHIAGLQ comes from the coding sequence GTGACGTTGCAGCAGAGTTTTCTGATCGACCCTCTGCTTGCCTCCATGCTCGATGGCTTGCAGGAGGCGGTCTGGCTGCTGGATGCGCAGACATTGCGTGTCGTGCATGCCAATGCAGCTAGCATGCAGCTCACGGGCTACACGCCCGAGCAGGCGCAGGAGCAGTATGTCGATGTGCTGTGTGCCTCCCTGGTGCAAAAAGCGTTCTGGCAGGATGCCTCAAACTGGGTGGGCGGGGCGAAATTTCTCACAGAAATTTGTACCGCCAATGGTTCACTGACGGCTGTGGAGATGGGGGTGGGCTCTATCGCCCTGAACCCGCGCTGGTTGATGCTCACGATGCTCGATCGCAGCGAGCAGTTGCGGCACGAGAGCGAACTGGACATGCTGCTTGCAGAGTTGCGGGCGACGCTTGAGTCCGCTGCAGATGGCATGCTGGTCTGTGATCTACGCGGCGGCATTCGTGCATTCAACCACCGTTTCGCGGAGCTGTGGCAACTACCCGAACCACTGCTCGTGCAGCGAGATGATGGGGCCATCTTTACCCACCTGGATGCACAGACCATCAGCAGCGAGAGTCAGTTCACTCTTTTGCAGGATGCGCAGGACCTGTCGGCTCCTGAAACCTCGGAGGTGCTGCAACTGCTCAGCGGCAGGGTTTTGGAGCGCCGCTCCGTGCCTCAGCTCAGTCGCGGTGTGGCGATAGGACGTATCTACTCCTATCGGGACATTACGGTGGAGTCCAGCTCGGCGACCGAACTGCGTCTGGCTGCAAGAGTGTTCGAGTCCAGCCTGGATGGCATCTTCATTGCAGATGCAAATGGAGTCATCGTTCAGGTCAACCCGGCTGGCGTGCAGTTGCTGCATGGCAAGGCGGTGCTGGGGCTCGCCGCCTGGACTTTGTTCGAGTCTGAGGGGGGGGCTGTGTCCGACCTGATGGAGCTGGCCGCTGCGCGCTGGGATGTGGGCAGCTTCTGGGAGGGCAATCTTTGGCTCAAGCAAAGTGAAGGTCAGCGCTGCGCGGTCTGGCTGTCCTGGGTGGCATTGCGTGACGGCTATGGGCGTCTGGTACAAAGCATTGGCTTTATGCGCGACATGACCATGCAGCGCAGTGCGCAAAAGCAGATTGAGCAGCTGGCTTACAGTGATGCGTTGACAGGGCTTCCCAATCGCCTGAGTTTGAGTCGTCACGTGCAAGCGGCCATCACTGCTGCGCGCTTCACACAGCAGCCGTTCAGCATTCTGTTTCTTGATCTGGACCGTTTCAAGATCATCAACGATTCACTGGGCCATGACTTCGGCGACCGGGTGCTCAAGCTGGTTGCTCAGCGGCTGAGCGGACTGCTGCGCCCTGCCGATGTGTTGTGCCGTCAGGGCGGGGACGAATTTGTTCTCTATCTGCATGATTGCACGGGGGAAGGGGCTTCGGCCGTGGCTGCCCGTATTCTGGACGAAATGCGCCAGCCCTTCATGCTTGACGGTCTGGGCTTTTCCGTTCAGTGCAGCATTGGGGCTGCGCAATTTCCGGCAGATGGTTTGACGCTGGACGAGCTGATTCGTCAGGCCGATATCGCCATGTATCGCGTCAAGGAGCGCGGACGCGGCAATTTCAGCTTCTATCAGCCGCAAATGAGTGCGGGTCTGCTCTCGCGCATGAAGCTGGAACATGCCATGCGCCAGGCCCTGGACAAAGGGCATATGGCCGTGCACTTTCAGCCACAGGTACATATCCGTTCGGGTCGCATCGTGGCGGCAGAGGCTTTGCTTCGATGGACGGACCCCGAACTGGGGGTGATCTCTCCTGCAGCCTTCATTCCCTTGGCGGAGGAGTCCGGCTATGTGGTTGCTCTGGATGCCTGGGTGCTGGAGCAATCAGTACAGGAGGCTGCGCGCTGGCTGGCTATGGACATGCCCGTCAAGGTATCGGTGAATGTCTCCGCGCTGGAGTTCAGGCAGCCGGACTTTGTGGATCGCCTCAAATATGTGCTGGACGCCAGCGGCTTGCCGGCACAGTGGCTGGAGCTGGAGCTGACCGAGAGCATTTTGCTGCAGGAGGCGCAGGAAATGGCTTTGCGCGTCCACCAGATCGCAGAGCTGGGTGTGGGTCTGGTCATTGACGATTTCGGTACCGGCTATTCGAGCTTGGCTTATTTGAAAAAACTGCCGATCTCCAAGATCAAGATCGACCAGAGTTTTGTGCGCGGCCTGCCGCATGATGCGGGAGACAAGGCCATTGTGGGCGCCATCATCAGCATGGGGCAGGCATTGGGCGTGGAACTTGTGGCGGAAGGTGTGGAAACGCAGGAACAATGCCAGGCAATTGAGCAGTTACAAGGCGACTACTTTCAGGGCTATCTGTGCTCGCCAGCCCTGCCTGCGGAGCAATTCCGCAAGCGTCTGGAGCAGAGCGCATCCGAGCAGGAGCCGAGAGTTCAGCCGTATTCGCCGGATGACGATGTCAGCGGTATTCATATTGCAGGTCTGCAATAG